One Verrucomicrobiia bacterium genomic window, GGCAACTACGCGGAACTCGCGGACTGGGTGGCGGCTGGCAGTTGCGACGGCGTGTTGCTGGATCTGGGCGTGAGCTCGCCGCAACTGGACGTCGCGGAGCGCGGATTCAGTTTTCAGCAGGACGGGCCGTTGGACATGCGCATGGACCGTTCGCAGGGCCGGACGGCGGCGGACCTGGTGAACAGCGCGGGCGCCGAGGAACTGGCGCGGATTTTCTGGCAATACGGTGATGAACATCAATCGCGGCGGTTTGCGCGGGCGATTGAACAGGACCGGCGGGTCCGGCGCTTTGCGACGACGCGCCAGCTGGCGGGGTTGATTGAGCGGCTGAGCCCGCGGGCGGGTCGCAAGGCGCATCCGGCCACGAAAGTTTTTCAAGCCCTGCGCATCGCGGTGAACGACGAGGTCGGCTCCTTGGAACGGGGACTGGTGGCGGCATTGAAGATTTTGAAGCCGGGCGGCCGGCTGGCGGTCATCACGTTTCATTCGTTGGAGGACCGCATCGTGAAGGAATTTGGCCGGGACCGGGCGCGCGACTACGAGTTCGACGG contains:
- the rsmH gene encoding 16S rRNA (cytosine(1402)-N(4))-methyltransferase RsmH, translated to MPDFAHKPVMMAEVLAALKPEPGGVYADGTLGGAGHAAAILAASSPAGRLFGCDRDGVAIEAARQRLAEYAGRFELRQGNYAELADWVAAGSCDGVLLDLGVSSPQLDVAERGFSFQQDGPLDMRMDRSQGRTAADLVNSAGAEELARIFWQYGDEHQSRRFARAIEQDRRVRRFATTRQLAGLIERLSPRAGRKAHPATKVFQALRIAVNDEVGSLERGLVAALKILKPGGRLAVITFHSLEDRIVKEFGRDRARDYEFDG